Genomic window (Culex pipiens pallens isolate TS chromosome 3, TS_CPP_V2, whole genome shotgun sequence):
agtggagcatcaacacttcccgtcttccaaatccctttccttgtcactggtgcgcggtggagatgggagcggccggcaatggacggctaccatggtgttgagaatctggttcaggtggaattggttctattcccaattatcgattcctaggcaacttgggcttagacaatcatcacatcacatggcgaaaatccagtctgcaatccgctaaaatcaccgtctcctagcgaagcgaagcgataaatctcttgaacaaatttttgatctgaATGGGTGCTACCtatatcaattatttaaaaaagataaccAAATACGAAATAATGTccttgtcaaaattggcaaacattttcccattattttagccaattttagataaatttcaaatcaaatttggttTTGTCGGAAATTGTCGGACAAATTTCTGACATTTTGTGCCCAAAATGTGAAttattcaataattaaaaaatagctttcaaattatgaaatttttctaaaattcatgaCCAAATAGTGTCCTtgaccaaattggtcaaaacttataattttaaccaattttaactacatttaaaaaaacaaatttggttatgGACAGTTACCAAAtcgttcaaaattttcccatatttcatccatacaagtctccatgcaattttggcagctgtaacgtctttggcaaagttgtaggactaTTCTCAAAaattaggtacacggaaaaaaattaagcGATTTTTTACTTAAcgtttctttacaaaaaaaatcaatttctcaaaatccgtatttttctaATTATggactttttttgattttttgaaaaaaaaaacttaaatttaagtcaaacatattttttgtcttcagtttttgatgaaaatcaaatttgtaatcgaaaagtactcaatggattttttgataaattcaattcaatttgtgtttttattagaatttagcagttctgttccaggaatgttacatttgcaattctgagatttggagaacctttcaactgagatcaattcataagcctttgcagggagggtacatatttctacgtttggATTTTGCtagctcttttagggaaaatacatTTTGAGAAAACACCCTAGATCtatggattttttgataaagtgcaccgttttcaagatatagccacttaaagttaaattttaactgaaaaattactgtttttcgatgttttaaaatagtgtccatgatttcttttcctgaaaatattttccaaaaatttagaaaatttgcaatTAATTTGCCTAAAAGAcaatgaagattggacctctagttcttgaaatacagcgaatcaaagaaatagaaacaagataaatgaaaagAAATAAGTCTCATCTAAACattccaccattttctaatgccaatatcttaGCAGCTAATggctcaattttcaatgttcacaaatgaaacatttgtgaaattgtatgttcttcccgggcagacggtaataacaaaattcatgtcatttcaataacaaatactgttaaaataacagaaagtgttatggaatgttcttgaaaaatcaatttttgcataaaagtttaataacagtttttgttatcataacaaaatttgttattggtctgatattggttgaaagccaaaacaaccttggaataagattttttgttatggaagaatacctctaactgttattgggatgatcggattagttgttaaaataacaaaaaataataacaaagatttgttcgaagaataacttgaaatgttattagtctgttattacaataacaatccaataacaaaaaaatcataacgacgaataacaaatctcgttataaataacataaaatgttattggcctagtattttcaaatatcaaaaaatgttattcctaagttatttccgtctgctcgggtttgcaagaaaaaagatattttgaaaatttttgaatttattccatcatttcaaatgggcgtaatattaaatgtttggtcattttgatttgTTAGTCCtgatccaaaaaaatttaaaatgtgttttcgatAAGATCATAAAATTCATTATAAAAAGGCGTTGTTTAAAATTGGGAaaaatctgtttgaaaataatcTGACCGGAAAAGATGGTGtgaatgcctggcacgaacactcaaagcgtgttttagcgtgttgctcgtactgactcagagcaagggtgagatgtaggtgtaagggcattgcatgttcgtcgggaacctggtgcataagatcggtcaaggctcgttcttacattgaaaattgcgaattgcgaagatcataacattttttataaaaaggcGTTGTTTAAAATTGGGAAAAAATCTGTATGAAAATAATCTACTAAGATAAGACAAACTTATATTGAAGCAACATGATTTCACCAAATTTTACAACATTTATATTCTTTAGCCCAAATTCCAGTTCCTTGCCCAAGACACTTGCCCTATCAAACTAATTATTCGAAGAAAAGCTAATCCCTCGAATCGCTCTCTATCTCCTCAGTCTTCATACCCACCCACGATCATGCAGAGCCGCCCACAAGCGCTAACCGCGAGGCCGATGCTGAAACTGACCACCGCCAACTCCGTAACAGGTCCCCAGCGTCCCACCACCGGAACTCCCGTTTACGTGTCACCGGCCAACGGCCTCATGACCAAAGCCACCTCCCTTCCCCTCGGAGTACCCGCCTTCCGACCCCTTCCCAAACCCGAACCGGAACCGGTGAGCTACGTTCCTACCCTGGTGCCGAAGACCTTCTCCCTTAAAACTCCTCAAACGCCCGATCTTTCCTTCCAGAACCAGCTCATGAACCAAACCTCCTCCTTCCATCGACCTTCCCGAATTACCAGTGCCCCTCCCAACCACCATATCGTCTACAAAGACTCCTCGATCCAGGTGCAAAAGGTCCCAGCGTTCCAGGCGATGCCCGAGTCCGTTTCGCGGATATCAACCGGTCCGGTCATCCAGATCGACAACAAACTGTCCCACGAACCCACGATCAAGAACTCCATCGTAACGGTCCCGTCTCGGCACGACGTCATCGGCAAGGGCACCACCGTGGTGGACGGCGTCGATCTGATGGGACACACCGTCGAAGAACTAGCCGCGGCCGCCAACGTCAGCGTTGAAGTCATCAAAGAAGCCATCCGCGTGCGGAAGCAGGAAATCCTGGCCCAGCAGCAGTACCAGAAGCAGCAAGCCGCCATCGTACACGCCCAGATCATGGCCGCCCAACAGGCGACCTCGACGAGCACCACGACCACGACGACTACGACGACCACTCCGCGGCCGCGTCGATATCCGACGCACTCCGGTCATAAGGTTGGTGTCTCGGGAAAATTGAAAACCCTCCCACTGAATAAACTCTAACTCACTCCCGCCTTTCAGGTCATGAACGCCCCCAAGGAGTACTACCCGGTGGGTTACGACAAGAACTTTGACGACAACTTCACCTCGAAGGTCGACCTGCCGTACACGACGTTCAACTGCGGCGAGCAGAAGCACTTCCCCGGGCTGTACGGCGACGAAGACTTGGGCTGTATGGTAAGTCAAAGTTCCGTCCGAAATTTAATTAAGAGTACACGTGCATTAACTCATTAGTGAACTAATTTAAAACTTGACTTGGTCGTTAAAATCCGCATCGGTCACGAGATTGTTACATGCGTGCGTAGCACTTAAAACCTCAACCAGTAATGCCACTAAAATCCATTTAGAACTTTTCACGTGACCGATGCAGCAGTCTGGCCAGAGTAACCGAATGAACTGTAAATTACCGCGCACAAGTTACAATCGCTGATGGTCGTGAAAAGTGCTACATTTAGGGGTGTCCAAATTTAAATTGGAATCCAATCTGCTCCAAATTAGAGTTTCTAGTCCTGAACATCACATCTCTTCAGGCCGTAACCCTCCAAAACAACCAGCCCAAACCATTTCAAATACATTCGCATCAGATTGTTTTGCCCAGTGGCAAACGAATTTCCCTCCCGAAAACCACGTGTTACGCAACAAACTGCTGCTGATATTGGTTCTGCCTGGCACTAACGAGATGGACGGTAGCGGGGCCACCACGATGTAGGTACCTCATGTGATTTGGCTGGGTCCAGAATTGAAACCCCGGTCCTGGTCGGCCAACTCAGCTGGAAAATGCATTGTTGCGTGCACCGAGTGGTCCGTTGGTTGTTTTGTTCTGGTagaagtagatttttggtagtcagatttttttttgtttgggtttTGGAACACGACGTATGGGATCAGCGTTCGACGAGCCATGAATTCGCATGAAACCCTTCAACACCGGTTGTTATCCTGAATTTGGGTTCCAGGAACCTTTCATGAAAATTGAAACGAATTAGCCGTTGGTGCATATTCGTTGTGCTCGACATGGTGTCGTTAGTCTGGTAAAGTCAAATCTTATTattttcgcattcgcattcgcattcgcattcgcatggagatggtgatcttagcgggttgcagactggatttcttcatgtatatgtgatgattgtccagcccaggttgcttagaaaatgattaaagggaattaaaaccaattctacccgaacaggacaggcagcaccatgaaagccatccattgccggccgctcccatctccaccatacaCCGGGAGAGGAAAAAGGATTCGGAGCACGGGAAATGTTGATGcttgacttacttagaaaaaggtagcgaaaccgcaggctctttttcccaaccctattgtggaactcgaccaaattgaccgtttgaccaaatttgatggaatttaaacaacagggctgcgtaagcgtcgcgtggagttggtatTTGTGTAGGGTAAAGGTCTGGGAGTCGctctaagcaagcgatacgaccattggcataaATGAGTTTAGATGGTGTGGCAttaatctcaaggcaagcaatcggatgctgctgtcgaGACACTTCCCGTTTATTTATTTGTCATATGTTAGAACTTTTATGGAGTGTTATATTATTCTCGAAGCAATAAAAAAGATACTGCTGTtgagacagttttttttaatttaagtttttggtaattttaaagCTTATCCCGACGCGAATATTTAGTTAAGAtcaaatcttaggcagccggctgcggaaagataggatCCGTGTTCAATATAATTATTTCTACTCTTGACCGAAAGAGCATATCAATAACTACAACACATAAACTAATAAATTAACGCGTCCGTTGTCATTATGACTTTCTCTATCTTGCGGCATTGTTGTTTCCACAGAacgtaaaatgaaatttaagttgTACCTATGATAAAATGAAATATTACGTATTTGCTGTATCTCCAGATTTAATTCTGTATGCACGGATTAAATCGCAAAATGAAACAAATCCGACCCGACGTAAACGCGTTGCAAATCGTGTTCAAAAGTTCCTAAAAAAATAGATCGCCCAACCACCGTAACGCGCAAAACCGAAACCAACCTTATTTGACGGCAAACCTTGTGACGGTAGTATAAATAATTTTTACGCGCAACGAACCGCTCAAAAAGTCCACTCCAATTTTCATAATCACAATCATCTAagctgaaaagttgttttttttaaacagaacataaaatgaaaattagaATAAAGGGATACACTCACACTCACTTTTATTCTCAACTAAGCCGAAACCATAGAAACATCGGAcggaaaacggaatcgacgtaacaccttataatgtggccctcttaaaccttgcagtttcgtcaacggatccacaggcgtgtatcgttctttttgcgacaagactccgaaACATCGGACACTTCAACGTTTcaagaataaaagaaaaaaaaaaattaagagcagCAAACGGATGTTGCTTATTTGTCAGCACCCAAAACATGGCACCGCTCCTCTAATTAAAAGTTATCTAGACAAGTTGTTTCGGCTCATTCTCATTCTCTCACCCACACACGCATACTCATTCAAACCTTTCAAAACAATGTTCTTATTGGAACTTTCTCACCCGCTTCCGCATGCTGCTGTCTCAAACGTCACCCGGCCGCAAATCCGCACGGATTGTTGCAGGTTGCAGCTGACACAGCACCAAATGCATCAATTCAATGCTGCACGGGTGGGAAGGTAGCTCCATTTCTCTCATGTCACCACCAATCGCCCCACTTCCATTTGAACCGATCTCTTCTCGCCTTTGGTGAAAAGCAGTTTGCACACAAACATCTCGGTTCGGAGACCATTCCAGGTAACCGGACTCGGCTCTCCAACCACACACAAGCGTCGAGCTGTCATCGGCGGACCAACACTGCACATACTACACACACCCACCAACTCCCTCTCATTCTCTTCCTTCCACGACGCTCTCTGAGAGGGAGATTCTTGGCAGAGCTGACGTTCACTACTAATTTATACGGCAACCAAAATCAAAATGgattaaaaatcacttttagaACCAAAATACGCATAACCTTCACCAAACCCGGAAAGCCCGTCACTTTCTCAAATCAAAGGTGCACTATCCCGGACCGAAACGCTGCGAAAACACCTCGAAATCAGTCAAACAACTCGCGACGAAAACAACCTGCGTCCACACCGCCGCCATGTT
Coding sequences:
- the LOC120425773 gene encoding uncharacterized protein LOC120425773 isoform X2, which translates into the protein MNRLRVFNLLLFAFCFLCTIRQLESTCVLDSDFGFILNCAFKKSGLFRVRNLGGVKAHFGLGFSLGDELGLAESLGNVEGSKRRALNVRTNVNNIGVLPASKMPSSYPPTIMQSRPQALTARPMLKLTTANSVTGPQRPTTGTPVYVSPANGLMTKATSLPLGVPAFRPLPKPEPEPNQLMNQTSSFHRPSRITSAPPNHHIVYKDSSIQVQKVPAFQAMPESVSRISTGPVIQIDNKLSHEPTIKNSIVTVPSRHDVIGKGTTVVDGVDLMGHTVEELAAAANVSVEVIKEAIRVRKQEILAQQQYQKQQAAIVHAQIMAAQQATSTSTTTTTTTTTTPRPRRYPTHSGHKVMNAPKEYYPVGYDKNFDDNFTSKVDLPYTTFNCGEQKHFPGLYGDEDLGCMVFHVCALTDDGLIMKSFLCPESTLFDQTILKCNWWFYVDCKNSKTLYDSNLPVSKSYQLMKALSFFSANYKSPGQNVEGVDVEALKNSVNGGNSTVSGRSATGGGVVEIDGKSSSSVQQSTSTTTKSSAKA
- the LOC120425773 gene encoding uncharacterized protein LOC120425773 isoform X1; this translates as MNRLRVFNLLLFAFCFLCTIRQLESTCVLDSDFGFILNCAFKKSGLFRVRNLGGVKAHFGLGFSLGDELGLAESLGNVEGSKRRALNVRTNVNNIGVLPASKMPSSYPPTIMQSRPQALTARPMLKLTTANSVTGPQRPTTGTPVYVSPANGLMTKATSLPLGVPAFRPLPKPEPEPVSYVPTLVPKTFSLKTPQTPDLSFQNQLMNQTSSFHRPSRITSAPPNHHIVYKDSSIQVQKVPAFQAMPESVSRISTGPVIQIDNKLSHEPTIKNSIVTVPSRHDVIGKGTTVVDGVDLMGHTVEELAAAANVSVEVIKEAIRVRKQEILAQQQYQKQQAAIVHAQIMAAQQATSTSTTTTTTTTTTPRPRRYPTHSGHKVMNAPKEYYPVGYDKNFDDNFTSKVDLPYTTFNCGEQKHFPGLYGDEDLGCMVFHVCALTDDGLIMKSFLCPESTLFDQTILKCNWWFYVDCKNSKTLYDSNLPVSKSYQLMKALSFFSANYKSPGQNVEGVDVEALKNSVNGGNSTVSGRSATGGGVVEIDGKSSSSVQQSTSTTTKSSAKA
- the LOC120425773 gene encoding uncharacterized protein LOC120425773 isoform X3, with the translated sequence MNRLRVFNLLLFAFCFLCFSLGDELGLAESLGNVEGSKRRALNVRTNVNNIGVLPASKMPSSYPPTIMQSRPQALTARPMLKLTTANSVTGPQRPTTGTPVYVSPANGLMTKATSLPLGVPAFRPLPKPEPEPVSYVPTLVPKTFSLKTPQTPDLSFQNQLMNQTSSFHRPSRITSAPPNHHIVYKDSSIQVQKVPAFQAMPESVSRISTGPVIQIDNKLSHEPTIKNSIVTVPSRHDVIGKGTTVVDGVDLMGHTVEELAAAANVSVEVIKEAIRVRKQEILAQQQYQKQQAAIVHAQIMAAQQATSTSTTTTTTTTTTPRPRRYPTHSGHKVMNAPKEYYPVGYDKNFDDNFTSKVDLPYTTFNCGEQKHFPGLYGDEDLGCMVFHVCALTDDGLIMKSFLCPESTLFDQTILKCNWWFYVDCKNSKTLYDSNLPVSKSYQLMKALSFFSANYKSPGQNVEGVDVEALKNSVNGGNSTVSGRSATGGGVVEIDGKSSSSVQQSTSTTTKSSAKA